In a genomic window of Telopea speciosissima isolate NSW1024214 ecotype Mountain lineage chromosome 5, Tspe_v1, whole genome shotgun sequence:
- the LOC122661173 gene encoding uncharacterized protein LOC122661173: MAVSTFVPITTSKPKEQQISKRNKRKEKKQKQPSSWDQIKSLLTCKQIEGSQVHDPSSKNVIGGGYSKLGSTCGSICTFRDVVHGNTRVVHRADNSPESSSLGQETALLSRKPVNGSTRSNHGGGTYSSSSRGIQLRKLSGCYECHTIIDPSRYPSPRTTISACSQCGEVFPKIESLELHQAVRHAVTELEPEDSGRNIVEIIFKSSWLKKDNPICKIERILKVQNTQRTIQRFEECRDAVKGRVVNNTKKNPRCAADGNELLRFHCTTLSCALGARGSSSLCGSLPGCGVCTIIRHGFPGKAQDGKGVRTTASSGRAHDCLEVCTEGRRAMLVCRVIAGRVKRITDDPATEEESGSATGIYDSVAGIAGAYSNLEELFVFNPKAILPCFVVIYKALD, from the exons ATGGCTGTTTCCACTTTCGTTCCAATCACTACCTCAAAACCCAAAGAACAACAAATCTCCAAACGAAATAAGCGAAAAGAGAAAAAGCAAAAACAACCCTCTTCATGGGATCAAATCAAAAGCTTGCTCACCTGCAAACAAATCGAAGGTTCACAAGTCCATGACCCTTCTTCAAAGAACGTAATCGGTGGTGGGTACTCGAAGCTTGGCTCTACTTGTGGTTCTATCTGTACCTTCCGTGACGTAGTTCACGGCAACACAAGAGTGGTTCACAGAGCTGATAACTCGCCGGAAAGCAGTTCTCTGGGTCAAGAAACCGCTCTTCTTAGCCGGAAACCGGTGAATGGTTCAACCAGGTCCAACCATGGCGGAGGAACAtactcttcatcttcaagaggAATTCAATTAAGGAAGCTTTCTGGTTGTTACGAATGCCACACCATCATTGATCCTAGCAG gtACCCATCTCCAAGAACAACAATCTCTGCTTGCTCTCAATGTGGAGAAGTCTTCCCCAAAATTGAAAGCCTGGAGCTTCATCAAGCTGTTAGGCATGCCg TTACAGAACTAGAACCGGAGGATTCAGGGAGAAACATAGTGGAGATAATCTTCAAATCAAGTTGGTTAAAGAAGGATAATCCAATCTGCAAGATCGAACGGATATTAAAGGTGCAAAACACCCAGAGAACGATCCAACGGTTTGAGGAGTGTAGAGACGCGGTTAAGGGACGTGTGGTGAATAACACTAAGAAAAACCCAAGATGCGCCGCCGACGGGAACGAGTTGCTTAGGTTTCACTGCACCACCTTAAGCTGCGCACTAGGCGCACGTGGATCTTCCAGTCTTTGCGGCTCTTTGCCTGGGTGTGGAGTGTGCACCATCATCAGGCATGGATTCCCTGGGAAGGCGCAGGATGGGAAAGGGGTGCGTACTACAGCTAGTAGCGGTAGGGCCCACGACTGTCTTGAGGTTTGTACGGAAGGGAGAAGGGCTATGCTAGTGTGTCGGGTGATCGCTGGGAGGGTTAAGCGGATCACGGACGATCCGGCGACGGAAGAAGAGAGCGGGTCGGCCACTGGGATTTACGATTCGGTTGCCGGAATCGCCGGAGCGTACTCGAATCTTGAGGAGCTCTTCGTTTTTAATCCAAAGgctatccttccttgttttgtCGTTATATACAAAGCTCTAGACTGA
- the LOC122662815 gene encoding protein WUSCHEL-like — MEPQQHPQQQMQPQPQPQPNEDSSSSSNSKGNNFLCRQSSSRWTPTTDQIRILKELYYNNGIRSPSAEQIQKISARLRQYGKIEGKNVFYWFQNHKARERQKKRFTVDMSMQRGAGGGGGVWKSEDSSHKKYTCITPGVCSPSSTSTGALGMRQMGISGNGSFLMEKSFGDCSISGGGGGNGVGGSMRNNNNLGWAGVDPYSATYTLYDKRRMFYGEEQNEEEEEEEGGDNSHDNAMETLPLFPMHGENIPGGFCSAKFNSGTADWNYTGWYGGGGPPPKNDPNGNGVCSRTSLELSLNSYSPRSPDSSS, encoded by the exons ATGGAACCTCAACAACACCCACAACAACAAATGCAGCCACAGCCACAGCCACAGCCAAACGAAgatagcagcagtagcagtaatAGCAAAGGGAACAACTTCCTTTGCAGGCAGAGTAGTTCAAGGTGGACACCCACAACTGACCAGATAAGAATATTGAAGGAACTTTACTACAACAACGGAATTAGGTCTCCAAGTGCTGAACAGATACAGAAAATCTCAGCTCGTTTAAGACAGTACGGGAAGATAGAGGGTAAGAATGTCTTCTATTGGTTTCAGAACCATAAAGCTCGTGAAAGGCAAAAGAAGAGATTCACTGTTGATATGTCCATGCAAAGAGgagctggtggtggtggtggtgtgtgGAAGTCTGAGGACTCCAGTCACAAGAAGTACACTTGCATCACTCCTG GGGTATGTTCTCCTTCATCTACTTCAACTGGTGCACTTGGTATGAGGCAGATGGGTATCTCTGGGAATGGATCATTTCTCATGGAGAAGAGCTTTGGG GACTGTTCGATTtctggtggtggcggtggcaatggTGTTGGTGGGTCTATGAGGAACAACAATAACCTTGGATGGGCAGGTGTGGATCCGTATTCTGCAACTTATACACTCTACGACAAGAGAAGAATGTTTTATGGAGAAGAgcagaatgaagaagaagaagaagaagaaggaggtgaTAATAGTCATGATAACGCCATGGAAACGCTTCCTCTCTTCCCCATGCACGGAGAGAACATACCTGGTGGATTCTGCTCTGCAAAGTTCAATTCCGGCACCGCCGATTGGAACTACACAGGATGGTATGGAGGAGGAGGACCACCACCTAAGAACGACCCCAATGGAAATGGTGTGTGTTCTCGAACATCGCTTGAGCTCAGCCTCAACTCTTACAGCCCAAGATCGCCAGATTCTTCTTCCTGA